A window of Roseiflexus castenholzii DSM 13941 genomic DNA:
CCTCCTTGTCAGAGCATCTGTACGTTGTTGACTTTAAACCGTGGAATAGCATCCGGGGGTCGATGCTCGCCGTTGGCGGAGCACACACCGTTTAAGGGTCTACACCATTGTTACCCCTTTCCAGGTTTTTGTGCACGGCATTCATAAAGTATTGTATCGCTGTTTCGAGAGGCTGTCAAACTGAACCGGTCAACCTGTGAAGAGAGGCGCATTCCTGCATCAGCCCCGCAATCACGGGGCTTCATAGCACGGTCGTTGCCATCCCCATGTGCTGCACTCTGCCCGTGCCCTGAGCCGGGTGCGAGAAGGGTGCGCGTATGAGCGTAGCAGGCATGCATGTCCGCCGCGCGTGGGGGTGCCGTCCCACGGTCCCACGGTCCCACGGTGGGCGCGCCAGTGTGCGCGGTCATTGCGAGACCGGCGCAGCCGGTCAAAGCAATCCCCTCACCCCCGCCCCTCTCCCGCGCGCAGGGGCGGGGAGACCGGCGCCGCGCGTGGGGGTGCCGTCCCACGGTCCCACGGCGGGCGCGCCGGTGTGCGCGGTCATTGCGAGACCGGCACTGCCGGTCGAAGCAATCCCCTCACCCCCGCCTCTCTCCCGCGCGCAGGAGCGGGGAGACCGGCGCCGCGCGTGGGGGTGCCGTCCCACGGTCCCACGGCGGGCGCGCCGGTGTGCGCGGTCATTGCGAGACCGACGCAGCCGGTCGAAGCAATCCCCTCACCCCCGCCCCTCTCCCGTGCGCAGGAGCATGGAGACCGGCGCCGCGCGTGGGGGTGCCGTCCCACGGTCCCACGGCGGGCGCGCCGGTGTGCGCGGTCATTGCGAGACCGGCGCAGCCGGTCGAAGCAATCCCCTCACCCCCGCCCCTCTCCCGCGCGCAGGAGCATGGAGACCGGCGCCGCGCGTGGGGGTGCCGTCCCACGGTCCCACGGCGGGCGCGCCGGTGTGCGCGGTCATTGCGAGACCGGCGCAGCCGGTCGAAGCAATCCCCTCACCCCCGCCCCTCTCCCGCGCGCAGGAGCATGGAGACCGGCGCCGCGGGAGCGGGGAGACCGGCGCAGCCGGTCGAAGCAATCCCCTCACCCCCGCCCCTCTCCCGCGCGCAGGGGCGGGGAGACCGGTGCCGCGCGTGGGGGTGCCGTCCCACGGTCCCACGGCGGGCGCGCCGGTGTGCGCGGTCATTGCGAGACCGGCACTGCCGGTCGAAGCAATCCCCTCACCCCCGCCTCTCTCCCGCGCGCAGGAGCGGGGAACCGGCGCTGCGCGCCGGTGTGCGCGCGGGGGTTCGGTCCGTCCTCCTGGGTGGGATTGAGATCTGCCCCTGCCTGCCGACTTGTGTCCGTGCCGCACCTGCCCACAGACTCAGAATCTTACGCCAAGCGCCTGTTCGATCCAGGCGATCCACGGCAGGCGCCGTTGTTCTGTCAATTCGGGCAATGGCTCACGATAGATCTCAAACGCGCGCACGGTGAAGAAACAATCCTTCTTCCAGCCACGACAATCGAGCCGTCCAATTACTGTACCTTTGTTGGGGGTTACGATCAGGAGATTGGCGCCGTAGGTGATGTCGTTGACGGTGTCGGGCCAGGTGCGCTCGATTAAGACGCTCTCGTAGGCAATGCCACGTTGATCGAGCACATATCCGATTGCGTCGGAGAACGTGGCGAAACTCCGCGGGCGCAGAAATACCGCCGCAAGCGCCAGCGCCACACAACTCAGGATGCACGCGGCAATGACGAGTATCGGCAGAACGTGTTTTGTGAGGTTTCGCACAGATGTCAATGGTCAGGCGCTTCCACGTTCGACAAGGAACGTTCAACGCGCTACAGGCGCGATTTCAGCCAGACGTTGCATCCAAACCATCCACGGCAACGGTCGCGCGGCGCTGATGTCGGGAATTGGCTCGCGGTCGATCGCAAGGCGCGCAATGGTCACCCGGCAACGACGGCGGTCATCGGCGCACTCGAGACTGCCGGGAACGACAGCGCCGCCGGGGAGCGTAACGCTGACTGCGGCGCTGTACGGGTAAACCGACGGTCCATACGCATAGTAGTTGACTGCTGCGGGCCAGACCTGTGCAGTAACAATGCGTTCGTGCGCAATCCCGCGTTGTTCGAGCACGAAGGCAATGGCATCTGCATGGCTAGTAATCGGGCGTGGGCGCAAGGCGACCAAAAGCGCTCCTGCGAGGAGGCAGGCGGCGGTTGAGGCGCTGATCAGGATGAATGTGTATCTGGAGGGTCGCATAGAGATTGGGAACTGAGAACCGCGAACCAGGTGAGCGCGCCGGCGATGTGCCGTTCGCCTGTCGCATGGGCGCGCCAGCAGTGCGCCCCTACTTATTCATCTTTCGTGTGACCTCGTCTGACTCTTTCTTTCTTCGGCAAGCCGGTCTTCTTCGTCAAGTCACGGTCGGTGGCGAACCAGAGTTCGGGCGGGATGTTGAAGAGCGCAAAGGCGTAGTTGCCCATGGGCAGCCAGTACTCCCATTCTTCTGGCGTGCGCCCCTGGTAGGTCAGCACAATCTGCCACTGCGCAACATACATGATCCACACCTTGCGCTTTCGTATTTCATCACCGTCGCGGAACGTGTAGATTCGCTCGAACTTAATCAGATTGCCGTAGGTGTCGTCAGAACTCGACTCGATAACGCACTCTGGAAGTTGCGCCAGGCCCTCGGCGATACCCTTCTGAAGCAGCGGCAGGTCTTCCGCGACCGCTTCGGCTTCAAGTTGACGCACCCAGGCAGAGAAGAAGGTCTGCGGATTCTCGCGTTCAGGCGAAAACATCACTCCTTCGAGACCGTTATCCAGTTCGAAGCGGTACCAGTCGGAAGGGTACCGAAAGGTAAATCGCCCGTGCGGATCGGCATAGGTGTCAACGCCGATAAAGCGCGGACGCGGCGGACGTTCAGTGCTGGTCATAGGACTGCTCGTTTCTTTCTTCAGGCAGCGCATTTGCTGTGCTGTGGGTCAGGTGTGGAGAATCTGCGTCTCGGTAGCAACGTATGCTACCATGAAAACAGATGCCAGGCAAGAGCAGCAGATGGCGGGACGAAACGCGTCGGTAGCGCACCGAAGGGAGGATGCTAAGACGGTGAAAAACGGAAAAGTTCCCTGATCCCTAACTCTAGTTGCACAATCCCTCTCGAACGTGTATACTAAACGTGTGCATGCGGTGCAGAAGCGGGTTCGCGCCGCAATGGTGCGCCGGGAGGGGGTGAACGGGTTGTTCTTCCGCACCGAAAGAGTGATCTGGTGCGTGTAGATATTCCGAAGCTATGCGAGTAGAACGACGCGACGGTGAAACCGTCGATCAATTGCTTCGTCGCTTCAACAAAGTTGTCGTCGCTGAGCGCATTACCAAAACGTTCCGTGAGAAGATGCACTTTGTTTCCGAAAGCGAAAAGCGCAAAGAGAAACGTCGCCGCGCTGAGCGCAATCGCCGCAAGAAGGCGTTACAGCAGGCTCAGTAGAGGGAGTGACGCACGATATGGCGCAGAGCGCCGGGTTTTTTGCCCGGCGCTCTGTGCTGCCTGATGAGTATGCTATAATGCAACGAATGGTACAAAACTATGGCGGCTGCTCTGATCGACAAACTTGCCAGCATCACGGCGCGTTACGATGAACTGCTCGATCTGATGGCGCAACCCGATGTTGCGACCGATCCGGTGCGGTTGCAGCGGTATGCGCGTGAGCAGCGCGAACTTGAACCGCTTGTCGAGGCATATCGCGCGTACCGTGATGTGGAGCGTCAGATTGAGGATACGTCGTTCCTGCTGGAACACGAGACCGACCAGGACGTGCGCCAATTGGCGCAGGACGAACTCGATCATCTGCTGGAGCGGCGTGCGCAACTCGAGCAGCAAATCAAGGTCTTATTGCTCCCGCGCGACCCGAATGACTCGAAGAATGCGATTATGGAATTGCGGCAGGGTGAGGGCGGCGATGAAGCGGCGTTGTTTGCCGCCGACCTGTTCCGCATGTATACGCGCTACGCCGAGCAGCGCGGCTGGGATATCGAAGTGATCAGCGCCACCGAAAACGGGCCGGGCGGCTATAAAGAGATTATTTTTGAGGTCAGGGGCGAAGGCGCATACAGCCGCCTCAAGTACGAAGGTGGCGTTCATCGCGTGCAGCGCGTGCCGGCCACGGAAGCGCGCGGGCGGATCCATACTTCGACGGCGACCGTGGCGGTGCTGCCCGAAGTCGAAGAGACCGACATCGAGTTGAACCCGTCCGACTACCGGGTTGATGTGTTCCGTTCGGGAGGGCATGGCGGGCAGGGCGTCAACACGACCGACTCGGCCGTGCGGATTGTCTATAAGCCCGGCACGCCGGAAGAAATTGTTGTCACCTGCCAGGATAGCCGTTCGCAGTTGAAGAACAAGGCATCGGCGCTGGCAGTTTTGCGCGCGCGTCTCTATGCTCGCGAAGAAGAGAAGCGCCGCAAAGAGTTGGGCGAGACACGTCTGGCGCAGGTCGGCGCCGGTGAACGCGCCGAGAAGATTCGCACCTACAACTTTCCTCAGGACCGGGTGACCGACCATCGTATCGGACAGAACTTCTCTAATCTTCCGGGTATTCTTGATGGCGATCTCGACCGTCTGATCGATATGCTGATCATTGCCGACAACGCCGAGCGTCTCGAGTCCGTCGCAGCCCGGTAAAGAGATGGAAGGGGGGCATCTCGACCGGCCGCCAACGCACTGCGCGCCTCGCTTGCGCATGCCCTCTATGAGACCGGTCGTTGCCCTTCGCTTCGCTCAGGGTCAACTCAGCGAGGAATCCGAGCGGGTTCGCGCACGACCCCTCGCTCTGCTCGGGGTGACCATGCTGGATGTTCACAGGGAATTGGTATTATATGGTGAATCGAATAATCGCTACGGACCTGCCCGCCCCGCGCGATGAATATTGCCGGCTGCGGGAAGCGATGCTCGCCTTCGCGGGATCGCGCACAATGGCTCGCAATCCATGAGTCGCCAGCCTGAGCGCTGCGGCAAGGGCGCGACGCCGTACCGTGCATGCTCAGACCTCTGTCGCCGGCGAGAGAAACGAGGTGATCGTGAGCGCGCAGCAGCAACGTATCTCGGCGCTCGATGAGTTTATCGTCCGCATGCCCAAGGTCGAACTGCACCTGCACCTGGAAGGCGCTATTCGCCCTGCCACCCTGCTGGCGCTCGCCGAGCGCAATGGCGTGGATCTGCCGGCACGTGACGAAGCGGGGGTGGCGCAACTCTTCACCTATCGCAACTTCCACGAATTTCTGACCGTCTTCATGGTCCTGGCGCGATCATTGACGACCGGGCGCGATTTCGAGCAGGTCGCTTACGAATTGGGAGTGCATCTGGCGGAACAGAATGTGCGCTACGCCGAGGTGATGATTTCACCGGTACAGTACCACCGGCGCGCCCTCGATCTCGACGAGGTGGTGCAAGGAGCAGCGGCTGGATTTATACGCGCGGCGCGTGAGTACAATGTTCGTGTGGGGCTGGTGTTCGATTATGGACGACAGTTCGGCGTCGATCTGGCCTGGAATCTGCTGGAAAGCGCCATTCGCAACATGAAACACGGCGTGGTGGGATGGTCGATTGGCGGCGACGAGATTAACCATCCGCCGGAGCCGTTTGCCGAGGTCTTCGCTGCTGCGCGTCGCGCAGGCTTGCAGGTGATGGCGCATGCCGGAGAAGTGGTTGGTCCCTTGAGCGTCTGGAGCGCCATCGAGACGCTCGGCGCGCGACGCATCGGGCACGGCATCCGCAGCATCGATGATCCGGCGCTGGTGGCGTACCTGCGCACCCACAATGTTGTTCTCGATGTTTGCCCCACCAGCAATATCCGAACCGGCGCCGTTTCTTCGCTCGATGCGCATCCGTTACGGCGTCTCTTTGATGCCGGCGTGCCCTTAACGCTCAATACTGACGATCCGGTGTTTTTTGGAACGACCCTGTGTCGTGAGTATCGTCTGGCAGTTCAGCACTTCGGCTTCACCGCCGATGATCTGGTGCGCCTCACGCTAACCGGCGCGCACGCCGCATTCCTGCCCAAAGCGGATCGCCTGGCGCTGGCGCGTGAACTCGAACGAGAGATTGCAGATCTGCGCGCAGACTTGGGCGTATAATACTCCATTGCATCAGGATACGCTAGCGGTTGCCGCCTGGATTGAACAATCTGACCTGATCGGCATCGTCAACATCGGATAGTAACTGCGTGATGGTGTAGTACAGCACAGGATGCATCAGATTGGGCGCAATTTCAGCCAGCGGCTTCAGGACGAATGCGCGTTCAGCCAGGCGCGGATGCGGGATGGTCAGTTCGAGCGACTCCATCTGCACTGTGCTGTAAAGGAGAATATCAAGATCGATAGGACGCGGACCGTACTGAATGCCTCGACGCCGCCCCATTGCGCGCTCGATCTTCTGAAGTTCGGCAAGGAGTTCCAGTGGCTTGAGCGTGGTATGCCCCTCGAGGACGGCATTGATAAATGCATCATCGCTGACATAGCCAGGCGGCGCATGGACATACAAGTGCGAGACGCGAGTCACGTCGATGATCCGGCTTAAACGCTCAACCGCTTCGCGCAATCGCGCAACGCGATCGCCGAGATTGCTGCCAAGCCCAATGTACACGGTGGTGCTGCGCATCGTCACACTGTCGCATATAATCACCTCCAGCATACCATAAGACCATCGATCTTGCTGGAAGCGTGGATTGAGCCGTTCCCTGCCCGATCTGACCGAACCAGAGAAAGGAGAACAACCATGTCGTCGGTCGAACACAGCATCTTCATCAACGTGCCGGTCGATACCGTGTTCGAGGCGCTGCTGCGCGTCGAGGACGCACCAAAATGGGTTGTTGGACTTGAGGAGGTGCATGATGTCACCGGACGCGCCATTGGCGACACCTTTGCGTGGACATTCAAAATGGCAGGGACATTGACTTTTCGCGGCAAAACAACGTTTGCCGCTATCGAACCGGGACGCTACCTGCGTGAAGAGGGCAGCGGCGATCTGTCGAATGTCTGGTCGTGGCGGTTGACGCCGGAAATGAGCGGCACACAGGTGCATGTGCGTATCGATTACACCGTTCCGGGTGGCGCATTGATCGGCGGCATTCTCGATAAACTGTTCGTCGAGCGCCAGAACCAGAAGGACCTGGAGCAGTCGTTGAGCAATCTGAAGCAGATGCTCGAAGGGTAGCGCATATGGGCGAAAAGCAAATCCTCGATGCCGACGACATTCGCCGCGCAATGACGCGCATTGCGCACGAGATTGTCGAGCGCAACGCTGGTGTGCGCGATGTGGCGCTTGTCGGCGTCCGGCGGCGCGGCGTTCCCCTGGCGCTGCGTCTTGCAGCGGCGCTGGAAGAGATCGAAGGAGTCCGCGTACCGGTCGGAATTCTCGATATTACGCTGTACCGCGACGATCTCGGCATTCGTGGACCGGCGCCGGTCGTGCATGCGACCGACATCCCCTTCGACATCAATGGGCGCACGGTAGTTCTGGTGGATGATGTACTGTATACCGGGCGAACCGTGCGCGCGGCTCTTGATGCGCTTACCGATTTTGGCAGACCGGCGCGCATTCAACTGGCAGTGCTGATTGATCGTGGCCATCGTGAACTGCCGATCCGCGCCGATTTTGTGGGCAAAAACGTTCCGACATCGCGGGATGAACGGATCGCCACACGCCTGCACGAGGTCGATGGCGGTGTGGATGGCGTCTTCATCGTGCGTGTTTCGGAGAGCACAACGGAATAAGGAGCCGGTTATGAGCGTACCTGCGGCAGCAGGAGCCGCCAGACATCGTCGACGCCACGTGCTTGATCTCGATGATTTCTCTGCGCAAGAAATCGATGAAATCCTCGAAACTGCCGTCAGCATGAAAGAGGTGCTCGGGCGTGCCATCAAGCAGGTGCCGACGCTGCGCGGGAAAACCATTGTCAACATGTTCTTCGAGGAAAGCACCCGCACGCGCATCTCGTTTGAACTTGCCGGAAAAGCGCTTTCCGCGAATGTCGTGAATTTTACCGCGCGTGGCAGCAGCGTGGAGAAAGGCGAGTCGCTGATCGATACGGTGCGCACGCTTCAGGCGCTCGGCGCTGATATGCTGGTCATGCGCCATAGTGAATCGGGCGCGCCCTATCTCGTCGCACAACACTTCCACGGGTCGGTCATTAATGCCGGTGACGGACGGCACGCGCATCCGACTCAGGCGCTGCTCGATCTGTTTACCGTGCGGCAGCGTCTGGGACGCATCGAGGGGTTGAAGGTCGTGATTGTCGGCGATATTCTGCACAGCCGCGTCGCCCGGTCCGATCTCTGGGGGTTTACCCGGATGGGAGCATTGGTGACGCTCTGCGCCCCACAGACGTTGATCGGTCCCGAGGCGTTCTGGAAAGCGACCTGGCCCGATCTGACGATCACCAGCAACCTTGATGAGTGTGTCCGAGACGCTGATGTGATCATGACGCTGAGGTTGCAGAAGGAACGGATGGAAGCAGGATTGCTCCCTTCGCTGCGGGAATACACCCGCTTTTTTGCGATCACTGCCGAGCGCGTGGCGCGCGCCGCGCCGCACTGTCTGGTAATGCATCCCGGACCGATGAACGAAGGCGTCGAGATTATGCCCGATGTGGCCGTATCGGCGCAATCGGTCATCGAAGAGCAGGTCGCCAACGGCGTGGCGGTGCGGATGGCATTGCTGTATCGTCTCTCCGGCGAGTAAAGCGAGTTTCTATGCGGTATCTGATCAAAAATGGTTCGATCATCGATCCGGCACGGCGCGTCGCTACGATTGGCAATGTGCTGGTTGAGAACGGCAAGGTCATTCAGGTCATTGATCTTGCCGATCTGACGGTGGCGCCGGAACCGCTCGATGACCATACCGAGGTGATCAACGCCCGCGGCGCGGTGATCGCCCCCGGATTCCTCGACCTGCACGCCCATGTGCGCGAACCGGGAGAGGAACACAAAGAAACGGTTGAAACTGCCACAAAAGCGGCAGCAGCCGGCGGATTCACGACGCTGTGCGTGATGCCGGATACCCGCCCGGCGATCGACTGCGCTGCCGTTGCGCGTCAGGTGCGCGAGATCGCCCGGCGTCGCGGTCTGGTGCGTATCGAACCGATTGGCGCTATCACGCTTGGGCGCGCAGGTCAGACGCTCACCGAAATGGCGGAACTCGTCGAAGCAGGGTGTGTCGGTTTCTCCGACGAAGGCAACGCTGTGGCGGATGCGGCAGTGATGCGTAATGCGCTGGCATACGCAGCGATGCTTGATGTGCCGATTATGGCGCACTGCGAAGATGTGCGCCTGACCCGCAACTGGGGCATGCACGAGGGTGCGGTCAGCATTCGTTTGGGTTTGCCGGGGTATCCCGCCGCTGCGGAAGAGGTGATGGTTGCGCGCGACATTGCGCTGGCTGAAATGACCGGCGCTCATCTGCATATCTGCCACGTCAGCACGGCCGGCAGTGTGGCGCTCATTCGCGCTGCCAAAGCGCGTGGCGTGCGGGTGACTGCTGAGGTGACGCCCCATCACCTGACGCTTACCGATCAGTGGGTGCTCGGAAATCTCGCCGCAGTGCGCGGCGGGGCAAAGGCGGGACAACGCAGCAGTCGTGAGCAGAGTGAGATGAGCGATGATGGACTTGATCTCCCTTCGCGCCTTAAACCAACGCTTCTGCCTCCCTATCATACCTCAACTCGCGTTCGTCCGCCGTTGCGCACGGAACAGGATATCGAGGCGCTGATCGAAGGATTGCGCGATGGCGCCATCGATGCTATCGCGTCCGATCACGAACCGCAGAGCGCCGTCGAGAAAGCGTGCGAATATCGCCTGGCAGCGCCGGGGATCAGCAGCCTGGAGACCGCCCTGGGGCTTGCGCTGACACTTGTTCATCGCGGCAAACTCGATCTGGTCGATCTGGTCGCCAAGTTTACTGAGGGTCCGGCAACGGTGCTGGGGCGCGCGCCGGCAACCCTGCGTCCCGGTTCGCCCGCCGACATCGTGATTTTCGACCCGGACTCGCCGTGGACGGTCGAGCCAGAGAAGTTCTTCTCGAAAGGGCGCAATACGCCGCTTGTCGGGCAGCGTCTCAAAGGTCAGGTGATGCTGACGATGTGCCGTGGGCAGATTGTCTTCCGGCGCGGCAACTTCGGCGTTGGCACCGGCGCCTTGCAGCAGGCGTCGCGGCTGGAAGGCATTCTCGGTGGT
This region includes:
- the rpsU gene encoding 30S ribosomal protein S21 — translated: MRVERRDGETVDQLLRRFNKVVVAERITKTFREKMHFVSESEKRKEKRRRAERNRRKKALQQAQ
- the prfA gene encoding peptide chain release factor 1 — translated: MIDKLASITARYDELLDLMAQPDVATDPVRLQRYAREQRELEPLVEAYRAYRDVERQIEDTSFLLEHETDQDVRQLAQDELDHLLERRAQLEQQIKVLLLPRDPNDSKNAIMELRQGEGGDEAALFAADLFRMYTRYAEQRGWDIEVISATENGPGGYKEIIFEVRGEGAYSRLKYEGGVHRVQRVPATEARGRIHTSTATVAVLPEVEETDIELNPSDYRVDVFRSGGHGGQGVNTTDSAVRIVYKPGTPEEIVVTCQDSRSQLKNKASALAVLRARLYAREEEKRRKELGETRLAQVGAGERAEKIRTYNFPQDRVTDHRIGQNFSNLPGILDGDLDRLIDMLIIADNAERLESVAAR
- the add gene encoding adenosine deaminase; the protein is MSAQQQRISALDEFIVRMPKVELHLHLEGAIRPATLLALAERNGVDLPARDEAGVAQLFTYRNFHEFLTVFMVLARSLTTGRDFEQVAYELGVHLAEQNVRYAEVMISPVQYHRRALDLDEVVQGAAAGFIRAAREYNVRVGLVFDYGRQFGVDLAWNLLESAIRNMKHGVVGWSIGGDEINHPPEPFAEVFAAARRAGLQVMAHAGEVVGPLSVWSAIETLGARRIGHGIRSIDDPALVAYLRTHNVVLDVCPTSNIRTGAVSSLDAHPLRRLFDAGVPLTLNTDDPVFFGTTLCREYRLAVQHFGFTADDLVRLTLTGAHAAFLPKADRLALARELEREIADLRADLGV
- the folK gene encoding 2-amino-4-hydroxy-6-hydroxymethyldihydropteridine diphosphokinase, whose protein sequence is MLEVIICDSVTMRSTTVYIGLGSNLGDRVARLREAVERLSRIIDVTRVSHLYVHAPPGYVSDDAFINAVLEGHTTLKPLELLAELQKIERAMGRRRGIQYGPRPIDLDILLYSTVQMESLELTIPHPRLAERAFVLKPLAEIAPNLMHPVLYYTITQLLSDVDDADQVRLFNPGGNR
- a CDS encoding SRPBCC family protein, translated to MSSVEHSIFINVPVDTVFEALLRVEDAPKWVVGLEEVHDVTGRAIGDTFAWTFKMAGTLTFRGKTTFAAIEPGRYLREEGSGDLSNVWSWRLTPEMSGTQVHVRIDYTVPGGALIGGILDKLFVERQNQKDLEQSLSNLKQMLEG
- the pyrR gene encoding bifunctional pyr operon transcriptional regulator/uracil phosphoribosyltransferase PyrR: MGEKQILDADDIRRAMTRIAHEIVERNAGVRDVALVGVRRRGVPLALRLAAALEEIEGVRVPVGILDITLYRDDLGIRGPAPVVHATDIPFDINGRTVVLVDDVLYTGRTVRAALDALTDFGRPARIQLAVLIDRGHRELPIRADFVGKNVPTSRDERIATRLHEVDGGVDGVFIVRVSESTTE
- a CDS encoding aspartate carbamoyltransferase catalytic subunit, with amino-acid sequence MSVPAAAGAARHRRRHVLDLDDFSAQEIDEILETAVSMKEVLGRAIKQVPTLRGKTIVNMFFEESTRTRISFELAGKALSANVVNFTARGSSVEKGESLIDTVRTLQALGADMLVMRHSESGAPYLVAQHFHGSVINAGDGRHAHPTQALLDLFTVRQRLGRIEGLKVVIVGDILHSRVARSDLWGFTRMGALVTLCAPQTLIGPEAFWKATWPDLTITSNLDECVRDADVIMTLRLQKERMEAGLLPSLREYTRFFAITAERVARAAPHCLVMHPGPMNEGVEIMPDVAVSAQSVIEEQVANGVAVRMALLYRLSGE
- a CDS encoding dihydroorotase, whose translation is MRYLIKNGSIIDPARRVATIGNVLVENGKVIQVIDLADLTVAPEPLDDHTEVINARGAVIAPGFLDLHAHVREPGEEHKETVETATKAAAAGGFTTLCVMPDTRPAIDCAAVARQVREIARRRGLVRIEPIGAITLGRAGQTLTEMAELVEAGCVGFSDEGNAVADAAVMRNALAYAAMLDVPIMAHCEDVRLTRNWGMHEGAVSIRLGLPGYPAAAEEVMVARDIALAEMTGAHLHICHVSTAGSVALIRAAKARGVRVTAEVTPHHLTLTDQWVLGNLAAVRGGAKAGQRSSREQSEMSDDGLDLPSRLKPTLLPPYHTSTRVRPPLRTEQDIEALIEGLRDGAIDAIASDHEPQSAVEKACEYRLAAPGISSLETALGLALTLVHRGKLDLVDLVAKFTEGPATVLGRAPATLRPGSPADIVIFDPDSPWTVEPEKFFSKGRNTPLVGQRLKGQVMLTMCRGQIVFRRGNFGVGTGALQQASRLEGILGGENEE